One window of Saccharopolyspora phatthalungensis genomic DNA carries:
- a CDS encoding sensor histidine kinase yields MMARRVRSPDAAMLRRAQLRLGLQTAAAVAAAMLLLAAVTLLVVEHDQHRSQDELLSTATARMDDVSDPPAGVWLVVRSADRVLASPGLPHGFPDEESLRRTARDHLMRSADVVVEGHDYYVRTQPHGADVVQAVLSLRDANAERIRIIQALAAAGGVGLVLAGLAGAWLGRRAVAPLAESLALQRRFVADASHELRTPLTLLSTRAQLIRRRLGRSADPDHIRSDVDVLVADADRLTTILEDLLLAADPRGELPLGPVALTDLAGETVAAASPAAERHGVSVRLEADGPIEVIGFDAGLRRALNALLDNAIRHARSEVRVVLGTDARSTVVEVVDDGPGIDPTILPTLFERFSSAPGGSDRGSRRYGLGLALVSEIAARHGGSVSARRPDAGGTALRLLLPAR; encoded by the coding sequence ATGATGGCGCGGCGGGTGCGTTCCCCGGACGCCGCGATGCTCCGCCGTGCGCAGCTGCGCCTCGGCTTGCAAACGGCCGCTGCCGTGGCCGCCGCGATGTTGCTGCTCGCCGCCGTCACGCTCCTAGTCGTGGAGCACGACCAGCACCGGTCGCAAGACGAGCTACTGAGCACCGCCACCGCTCGCATGGACGACGTCAGCGACCCACCGGCAGGCGTGTGGCTGGTGGTGCGCTCGGCGGACCGGGTGCTGGCGTCCCCGGGGCTGCCGCACGGGTTCCCCGACGAGGAATCGCTGCGCCGGACCGCCCGGGACCATCTGATGCGATCGGCGGACGTCGTGGTGGAGGGGCACGATTACTACGTCCGCACCCAGCCGCACGGCGCGGATGTGGTGCAAGCGGTCCTGAGCCTGCGCGATGCGAATGCCGAACGCATCCGCATCATCCAGGCGCTGGCCGCCGCCGGGGGCGTGGGACTGGTGCTCGCGGGCCTGGCCGGCGCGTGGCTGGGTCGGCGCGCAGTGGCACCGCTGGCGGAATCCCTTGCCCTGCAACGCCGTTTCGTGGCCGATGCGAGCCACGAGCTGCGCACCCCATTGACGCTGTTGAGCACCCGCGCCCAATTGATCCGCCGCAGGCTCGGCCGATCCGCCGATCCGGACCACATTCGGTCCGATGTGGACGTTCTGGTCGCGGACGCTGACCGGCTCACGACGATCCTCGAAGACCTGCTGCTGGCGGCCGACCCGCGCGGCGAGCTGCCCCTCGGGCCGGTGGCCCTCACCGATCTCGCAGGGGAGACGGTGGCGGCCGCCAGTCCGGCGGCCGAGCGGCACGGGGTGTCAGTACGGCTCGAAGCGGATGGCCCCATCGAGGTCATCGGCTTCGATGCGGGCCTGCGGCGCGCGCTGAACGCGTTGCTGGACAACGCGATCCGGCACGCACGCAGCGAGGTGCGGGTGGTGCTCGGCACCGACGCGCGCTCGACCGTCGTCGAGGTGGTCGACGACGGGCCCGGCATCGACCCGACGATCTTGCCGACGCTGTTCGAGCGGTTTTCCTCCGCACCCGGGGGCTCCGATCGCGGGAGCCGGCGCTACGGCCTGGGATTGGCGCTGGTGAGCGAGATCGCGGCGCGCCACGGCGGGTCCGTGTCGGCCCGGCGCCCGGACGCCGGCGGGACCGCACTGCGGTTGCTCCTGCCCGCCCGCTGA
- a CDS encoding DNA repair helicase XPB has product MTDGPLIVQSDKTLLLEVDHGLSDEARTAIAPFAELERAPEHVHTYRITPLALWNARAAGHDAEQVVDGLVRYSRYPVPQPLLVDIVETMGRFGRLQLVNDPAHGLVLSSLDRAVLEEILRNKKIIPMLGARIDDDTVVVHPSERGRLKQLLLKVGWPAEDLAGYVDGEAHPIALQQDGWVLRDYQQQAVQSFWAGGSGVVVLPCGAGKTLVGAAAMAEAQATTLILVTNTVAGRQWKRELVERTSLTEEEIGEYSGEKKEIRPVTIATYQVITRRSKGEYKHLELFDSRDWGLVVYDEVHLLPAPVFRMTADLQSRRRLGLTATLVREDGREGDVFSLIGPKRFDAPWKDIEAQGWIAPAECVEVRVTLTDNERLEYATAEADERYKMCATARTKAPVVKAILDRHPDEPALVIGAYLEQLHELGEALDAPIVEGSTKNKDREELFDAFRRGEIKRLVVSKVANFSIDLPEASVAVQVSGTFGSRQEEAQRLGRLLRPKAERKQAHFYSVVSRDTLDTDYAAHRQRFLAEQGYAYRIVDADDLLGPAIPDVG; this is encoded by the coding sequence GTGACCGACGGACCCCTGATCGTCCAGTCCGACAAGACACTGCTGCTCGAAGTCGACCATGGCCTCTCCGATGAGGCTCGCACCGCCATCGCTCCGTTCGCCGAGCTGGAACGCGCCCCGGAGCATGTGCACACCTACCGCATCACGCCGCTCGCGCTGTGGAACGCGCGTGCCGCCGGGCATGACGCGGAGCAGGTGGTGGACGGCCTGGTGCGTTACTCGCGCTACCCGGTGCCGCAGCCGCTGCTGGTGGACATCGTCGAGACGATGGGCCGCTTCGGCCGCCTGCAGCTGGTCAATGACCCGGCGCACGGCCTGGTGCTGAGCTCGCTGGACCGCGCCGTGCTGGAAGAGATCCTGCGGAATAAGAAGATCATCCCGATGCTCGGCGCGCGCATCGACGACGACACCGTGGTGGTGCACCCCAGCGAGCGCGGGCGGCTCAAGCAACTGCTGCTCAAGGTCGGCTGGCCCGCCGAAGACCTGGCCGGCTACGTCGACGGTGAGGCGCACCCGATCGCGTTGCAGCAGGACGGTTGGGTGCTTCGCGACTACCAGCAGCAGGCGGTGCAGTCGTTCTGGGCCGGTGGCTCGGGCGTCGTGGTGTTGCCCTGCGGCGCGGGTAAGACGCTGGTCGGCGCGGCGGCGATGGCCGAGGCACAGGCGACGACGCTGATCCTGGTCACCAACACCGTGGCCGGGCGGCAGTGGAAGCGCGAGCTGGTCGAGCGGACCTCGCTGACCGAGGAGGAGATCGGCGAGTACTCCGGGGAGAAGAAAGAGATCCGGCCGGTCACCATCGCGACCTACCAGGTGATCACCCGCCGCTCCAAGGGCGAATACAAGCACCTCGAACTGTTCGACTCCCGCGACTGGGGCCTGGTGGTCTACGACGAGGTGCACCTGCTGCCCGCGCCGGTGTTCCGGATGACCGCCGACCTGCAGTCGCGGCGGCGCCTCGGGCTCACCGCGACCCTGGTCCGCGAAGACGGCCGGGAGGGCGACGTGTTCTCGCTGATCGGGCCGAAGCGTTTTGACGCGCCGTGGAAGGACATCGAGGCGCAGGGGTGGATCGCGCCGGCCGAGTGCGTCGAGGTCCGGGTGACGCTGACCGACAACGAGCGGCTGGAGTACGCCACCGCCGAGGCCGACGAGCGCTACAAGATGTGTGCGACGGCGCGCACCAAGGCCCCGGTCGTCAAGGCGATCCTGGACCGGCACCCGGACGAACCCGCGCTGGTCATCGGCGCATACCTGGAGCAGCTGCACGAGCTCGGCGAGGCGCTGGACGCGCCGATCGTGGAGGGCTCGACGAAGAACAAGGACCGCGAGGAGCTCTTCGACGCCTTCCGGCGCGGCGAGATCAAGCGGCTCGTGGTGTCGAAGGTGGCGAACTTCTCGATCGACCTGCCGGAGGCGTCGGTCGCGGTTCAGGTATCCGGGACCTTCGGGTCGCGGCAGGAAGAGGCGCAGCGGCTCGGCCGGCTGCTGCGGCCGAAGGCCGAGCGCAAGCAGGCGCACTTCTACTCGGTGGTCTCGCGGGACACCCTGGACACCGACTACGCGGCGCACCGGCAGCGCTTCCTCGCCGAGCAGGGCTACGCGTACCGGATCGTTGACGCCGACGACCTGCTCGGGCCGGCGATTCCGGACGTTGGGTGA
- a CDS encoding FMN-binding protein, whose amino-acid sequence MRRFGAILALAVAGLLPLVRYQSSHDAAARASSAVPAGTGAAPAPGKTAPPNPAGGDKTVDGSLVQTEFGPYQVRVVFTGTKITDVQLITEPSDRHSRRIASSAAPTLRQEALRAQNANLDTVSGATTTSNAYAQSLQAAIDSQGG is encoded by the coding sequence ATGCGGCGTTTCGGCGCGATCCTGGCCCTCGCGGTCGCGGGGTTGCTCCCGCTGGTGCGTTACCAGTCAAGCCACGACGCGGCGGCGCGCGCCTCGTCGGCCGTGCCAGCCGGGACCGGCGCGGCCCCGGCACCGGGAAAGACCGCGCCCCCGAACCCGGCCGGCGGCGACAAAACGGTCGACGGATCGCTGGTGCAAACCGAGTTCGGGCCCTATCAGGTGCGGGTGGTGTTCACCGGCACCAAGATCACCGACGTCCAGCTGATCACCGAGCCCTCCGACCGGCACAGCAGGCGGATCGCGAGCAGCGCCGCTCCGACTTTGCGGCAGGAAGCGCTGCGGGCGCAGAACGCGAACCTCGACACGGTGTCCGGCGCCACCACGACCAGCAATGCCTACGCCCAGTCCCTGCAGGCCGCGATCGACTCCCAGGGAGGGTAG
- a CDS encoding ferredoxin reductase family protein: MQSERRKTRAGDAKWWLWALLVLNAMWVVDLFVLGGEVGVLTGPQGLVLALGRLTGLGGALALVLQLVLIARVPWLERRLGMDRLTSWHRWTGTWVLWLVSAHVVLITVGYAEQDRSPVLSEFGSLVSETGDLLLAAAGAALLVVVGVTSARAARRRMRYETWHFLHLGAYLAVLLGFLHQVTSGNDFVGSPIGRAYWWTLYGAALGMVLVFRFLLPLWRMARHDTRVLGVVPEGPDVVSIHIGGRRLDRLPARAGQFFLWRFLATGLCAQAHPYSLSAMPDGKTLRITVKALGDGSAALRNLRVGTRVLAEGPYGAFTTEQCTGRDVLLIGGGVGVTPIRALLEELAQTRQDVVVLYRVGDQREAVLVSELQWLAQRAGAQLHVVIGPATAVGRHGPIMGPQHLAALVPGIRHRDVFLCGPPGMTDAVLGALRTLGVPRAQCHTERFAFAA; the protein is encoded by the coding sequence GTGCAATCGGAACGACGCAAGACCAGGGCGGGCGACGCGAAGTGGTGGCTTTGGGCCCTGCTGGTGCTCAACGCCATGTGGGTCGTCGACCTCTTCGTGCTCGGCGGCGAGGTGGGCGTGCTGACCGGGCCCCAGGGCTTGGTGCTGGCACTGGGCCGGTTGACCGGCCTCGGCGGCGCGTTGGCATTGGTGCTCCAACTAGTGCTCATCGCGCGGGTGCCTTGGCTGGAGCGGCGGCTCGGCATGGACCGGCTCACGAGCTGGCACCGGTGGACGGGCACCTGGGTCCTCTGGCTGGTGTCGGCGCATGTCGTGCTGATCACGGTCGGCTACGCCGAGCAGGACCGGAGCCCGGTGCTGTCGGAGTTCGGATCGCTGGTGTCCGAAACCGGGGACCTGCTGCTGGCCGCAGCGGGCGCGGCCCTGCTCGTCGTAGTCGGCGTCACCTCCGCGCGGGCGGCCCGACGGCGGATGCGTTACGAGACGTGGCATTTCCTGCACCTCGGCGCCTACCTGGCCGTCCTACTCGGCTTCCTGCACCAGGTGACGAGCGGAAATGACTTCGTGGGCAGCCCGATCGGCCGGGCTTACTGGTGGACGCTCTACGGCGCGGCCCTCGGCATGGTGCTGGTGTTCCGCTTTCTGCTGCCACTGTGGCGGATGGCGCGGCACGACACCCGGGTGCTGGGGGTGGTTCCGGAAGGCCCGGACGTCGTGTCGATCCACATCGGCGGCCGTCGGCTGGACAGGTTGCCCGCCAGGGCCGGGCAGTTCTTTCTGTGGCGATTCCTCGCCACCGGCCTTTGTGCGCAGGCACATCCGTACTCGCTGTCGGCGATGCCGGACGGGAAGACGTTGCGCATCACGGTGAAAGCACTCGGCGATGGCAGCGCCGCACTGCGGAACCTGCGCGTCGGAACGCGGGTGCTCGCGGAGGGGCCGTACGGCGCGTTCACGACCGAGCAGTGCACCGGCCGGGATGTGCTGCTGATCGGCGGCGGGGTCGGGGTGACGCCGATCCGCGCGCTGCTCGAAGAGCTCGCCCAGACCCGCCAGGACGTCGTCGTGCTCTACCGCGTCGGCGACCAGCGGGAGGCGGTTCTGGTGTCGGAATTGCAGTGGCTGGCGCAGCGAGCCGGAGCGCAGCTGCACGTCGTGATCGGTCCCGCCACCGCGGTGGGTCGTCACGGGCCGATCATGGGACCGCAACACCTCGCCGCCCTGGTGCCCGGTATCCGCCACCGCGATGTCTTCCTCTGCGGCCCGCCGGGCATGACCGACGCAGTCCTCGGCGCCCTGCGCACCCTGGGGGTGCCGCGTGCCCAATGCCACACCGAACGATTCGCCTTCGCGGCCTAG
- the mdlC gene encoding benzoylformate decarboxylase: MRSEDRTVRDITRGLMRELGLTTVFGNPGTTEVPFLTGWPDDFRYVLGLQESAVVAMADGYAQSRREPVLVNLHSAGGVGHAQGAIFTAYRNRTPMIVTAGQQTRSLMFDEPFLGATDATTFPKPYVKWSYEPARAADVPAALMRAYQLATTPPYGPVFVSIPADDWDQPGVPVTARPRTPGFAPAPTAVTELADALRRCERPAFVVGPAVDADGAVADMVELAEKTQAAVFAAPMSPRCSFPEDHPQFAGFLQPERRLLSAELAEHDLVVVWGAPAFTFHVYRGESETELPDLFLVHDDPDVLARARQGRGVLGTLAHSLRQVNGRVEASQRSAPETYARPPKPIASTPLTAAYVFDTIAEALPEDAAVVEETPSHRNDLHEYFPIRSTDGGFFTCFSGALGYGIGAAVGVAMADPSRRTVALIGDGSSMYGIQSVWTAVREQAPVTFVIMDNARYAAVAVLGAAAGGSKLPGVELGGIDFAALATSLGCPAKLIRTPKDLNAALAEEFTGKPGPTLLHVKVNPAHRHLY, translated from the coding sequence ATGCGCAGCGAGGACCGCACGGTCCGCGACATCACCCGGGGGCTGATGCGGGAGCTCGGGCTGACCACGGTATTCGGCAATCCGGGCACGACCGAGGTGCCGTTCCTGACCGGGTGGCCGGACGACTTCCGCTACGTGCTGGGCCTGCAGGAGTCCGCGGTGGTCGCGATGGCCGACGGCTACGCGCAGTCCCGGCGGGAACCGGTGCTGGTCAACCTGCATTCCGCCGGCGGCGTGGGCCATGCGCAGGGCGCGATCTTCACCGCGTACCGCAACCGGACGCCGATGATCGTGACGGCCGGGCAGCAAACCCGCAGCCTGATGTTCGACGAGCCGTTCCTCGGCGCCACCGACGCCACCACCTTCCCCAAGCCGTATGTGAAGTGGAGCTACGAACCGGCCCGCGCCGCCGACGTCCCGGCGGCCCTGATGCGCGCCTATCAGTTGGCGACAACCCCGCCGTACGGCCCGGTCTTCGTCTCGATCCCCGCCGATGACTGGGACCAGCCCGGCGTGCCGGTGACCGCCCGGCCGCGGACCCCGGGTTTCGCTCCGGCCCCGACCGCGGTGACCGAGCTCGCCGATGCCTTGCGGCGTTGCGAGCGTCCCGCGTTCGTCGTGGGCCCGGCGGTGGATGCGGACGGGGCCGTCGCGGACATGGTCGAGCTGGCGGAGAAGACGCAGGCCGCGGTGTTCGCGGCGCCGATGTCGCCGCGCTGCTCGTTTCCCGAGGACCACCCGCAATTCGCCGGTTTCCTGCAGCCCGAGCGGCGATTGCTCAGCGCGGAGCTCGCCGAGCACGACCTAGTCGTGGTGTGGGGCGCACCGGCGTTCACCTTTCACGTGTACCGAGGTGAGAGCGAGACCGAGCTGCCGGATCTCTTCCTGGTGCACGACGACCCGGATGTGCTCGCCCGCGCCCGGCAGGGCCGCGGCGTGCTGGGCACCTTGGCGCACTCGTTGCGGCAGGTCAACGGCCGGGTTGAGGCGTCGCAGCGGAGCGCGCCGGAGACCTATGCGCGGCCGCCGAAGCCGATCGCGTCGACGCCGCTGACCGCCGCCTACGTCTTCGACACGATCGCCGAGGCGCTGCCCGAGGACGCGGCGGTGGTGGAGGAAACCCCCAGCCACCGCAACGATCTGCACGAGTACTTCCCGATCCGGTCCACCGACGGCGGGTTCTTCACCTGTTTCTCCGGTGCACTCGGTTACGGCATCGGCGCCGCCGTCGGGGTGGCGATGGCCGACCCGTCGCGGCGCACGGTCGCGCTGATCGGCGACGGCTCCAGCATGTACGGGATCCAGTCGGTGTGGACGGCGGTGCGGGAGCAGGCGCCGGTCACCTTCGTGATCATGGACAACGCGCGGTACGCGGCGGTGGCGGTGCTGGGCGCGGCGGCGGGCGGCAGCAAGCTGCCCGGTGTCGAGCTCGGCGGTATCGACTTCGCCGCGCTGGCCACCAGCCTGGGCTGCCCGGCCAAGCTGATC
- a CDS encoding LppU/SCO3897 family protein has product MSQPPRDQDGKMISSVLYLGALGIGIAIAIVAYFASSTDQPEAGKCVAITDVDSAAPGWRRVDCGSAESDFVIAKVTAVSAACPPAYATASRDTRRDSGVRLCLVPDVAVGDCLRVPVAGIETKVPCDEPGANERVTRVAANSSGAAACPAGTNRAAVYPEPARTVCAEPFPA; this is encoded by the coding sequence ATGAGCCAGCCACCGCGCGACCAGGACGGCAAGATGATCAGCAGCGTCCTCTACCTCGGCGCACTGGGCATCGGCATCGCCATCGCCATCGTCGCGTACTTCGCCTCCAGCACCGATCAGCCCGAGGCAGGCAAGTGCGTGGCCATCACGGACGTCGACAGCGCGGCGCCAGGCTGGCGCCGGGTCGACTGCGGCAGTGCCGAATCCGACTTCGTGATCGCGAAGGTCACCGCGGTTTCGGCGGCGTGCCCGCCGGCGTACGCGACGGCCAGCCGAGATACCCGGCGCGACAGCGGGGTGCGGTTGTGCCTGGTGCCGGACGTGGCCGTCGGCGATTGCCTGCGCGTTCCAGTGGCCGGTATCGAGACCAAGGTGCCGTGCGACGAGCCCGGGGCGAACGAGCGGGTCACCCGGGTGGCGGCGAACAGCAGCGGTGCGGCGGCGTGTCCGGCCGGGACCAACCGGGCCGCGGTCTACCCGGAGCCGGCGCGAACGGTGTGCGCCGAACCCTTCCCGGCGTAA
- a CDS encoding o-succinylbenzoate synthase, with the protein MDSATIDLAELDAVRVYALPMRNRFRGVTVRRGVLLSGPAGWGEFCPFEDYDDNQSVPWLRAALEACTEDWPEPMRDSIPVNCTVPAVPADKAAAIVAASGCGTAKIKVAEPGQSPGDDVERVAAVRDALGPNGAIRVDANAAWDAETAIARIRELDKAAGGLEYAEQPCPTIDELAAVRGRVDVRIAADESIRHADDPLRMAVAGAADVAIIKATPLGGVRRALRVAESCGLPCVVSSAVESSVGLAAQLALAGALPELPFACGLGTMALLDGDVVADSLLPVSGRLPVPRRPPEPDPALVAAATPPADVQRIWLDRLRRVHSLLP; encoded by the coding sequence ATGGACTCGGCGACGATCGACCTAGCGGAACTGGACGCGGTTCGGGTGTACGCGCTGCCCATGCGCAACAGGTTCCGCGGCGTCACGGTCCGGCGCGGAGTCCTGCTGAGCGGTCCGGCCGGGTGGGGTGAGTTCTGTCCGTTCGAGGACTACGACGACAACCAGTCCGTGCCGTGGCTGCGCGCTGCACTGGAGGCGTGCACCGAGGACTGGCCGGAGCCGATGCGCGACAGCATTCCGGTCAACTGCACGGTGCCCGCAGTGCCGGCGGACAAGGCCGCGGCGATCGTCGCGGCATCCGGGTGCGGCACGGCGAAAATCAAGGTCGCCGAGCCCGGCCAGTCTCCCGGTGACGACGTCGAACGTGTCGCGGCGGTCCGCGACGCGCTGGGGCCGAACGGCGCGATCCGGGTCGACGCCAACGCCGCCTGGGACGCCGAAACGGCGATCGCCCGAATCCGCGAACTGGACAAGGCCGCCGGAGGCCTGGAGTACGCGGAACAACCGTGCCCGACGATCGACGAACTGGCTGCGGTCCGGGGCCGCGTGGACGTCCGGATCGCGGCCGACGAGAGCATTCGCCACGCCGACGACCCGCTTCGCATGGCGGTCGCCGGAGCGGCCGACGTCGCGATCATCAAGGCCACGCCGCTCGGCGGCGTTCGCCGCGCGCTGCGAGTCGCAGAGTCCTGCGGCCTGCCCTGCGTCGTGTCCTCCGCGGTGGAGAGCAGCGTCGGCCTCGCCGCGCAGCTCGCCCTGGCGGGCGCGCTACCAGAGCTCCCCTTCGCCTGCGGCCTCGGCACGATGGCGCTGCTCGACGGCGACGTCGTCGCCGACTCGCTGCTTCCGGTGAGCGGCCGCCTGCCGGTGCCCCGCCGTCCGCCGGAGCCGGATCCTGCGCTGGTCGCGGCGGCTACGCCGCCCGCCGACGTGCAGCGCATCTGGCTCGACCGGCTCCGGCGGGTGCATAGCCTGCTGCCATAG
- a CDS encoding FAD:protein FMN transferase — protein MASESGARLRRVEHIMGLPISADVRAAAPAVRDAVSRAFDWLREVDRRFSPFRAGSEVQRCGDGATPEHASPELTEIIDLCRRYERDSGGAFRAWLPGRPFDPCGVVKGWAVQRAGELLRAAGADRFSLNAGGDVLVVGEPEPGRPWRVGIRHPDIAHQVCAVFEVRDCAVATSGNYERGAHVINGRTGRPARELVSLTVLAPDLTTADAVSTAAFAMGVDGMEWAATQPGCLVFAVDAERRVHRSPLLDEPVVTPELLLTCGGSAAPGPQQ, from the coding sequence GTGGCGAGCGAATCGGGCGCTCGGCTCCGGCGCGTCGAGCACATCATGGGCCTGCCGATCTCGGCGGACGTGCGGGCTGCCGCGCCTGCGGTACGGGATGCCGTGTCACGGGCCTTCGACTGGCTGCGCGAGGTGGATCGCCGCTTCAGCCCCTTCCGTGCTGGCAGCGAGGTCCAACGGTGCGGCGACGGCGCAACGCCTGAGCACGCAAGTCCGGAACTCACCGAGATCATCGATCTGTGTCGGCGCTACGAACGGGACAGCGGCGGCGCCTTCCGTGCCTGGCTACCGGGACGCCCCTTCGATCCCTGCGGGGTGGTGAAGGGATGGGCCGTCCAGCGTGCCGGAGAGCTCCTGCGCGCGGCCGGAGCCGACCGGTTCAGCCTCAACGCCGGAGGCGACGTGCTCGTCGTCGGCGAGCCCGAGCCCGGCCGCCCCTGGCGGGTGGGCATCCGCCACCCCGATATCGCGCACCAGGTGTGCGCGGTGTTCGAGGTGCGCGACTGCGCGGTCGCCACCTCTGGCAACTACGAGCGCGGCGCCCACGTCATCAACGGCCGCACCGGCCGCCCGGCCCGCGAGCTAGTGAGCCTGACCGTGTTGGCACCCGACCTGACCACGGCCGACGCTGTTTCGACCGCCGCATTCGCGATGGGCGTCGACGGCATGGAGTGGGCGGCGACCCAGCCCGGCTGCCTGGTGTTCGCGGTCGATGCCGAGCGCCGAGTGCATAGGTCGCCCCTACTCGACGAGCCGGTGGTGACCCCCGAGCTGCTCTTGACCTGTGGCGGATCGGCCGCACCAGGGCCGCAGCAGTAA
- a CDS encoding response regulator transcription factor, with protein MDRAADTPPRLLLVEDDPELAGMLTSLLREEAYAVDAAADGQRGLHLGLTRAYDVIVLDRGLPALEGLDLLTRLRMRGVATPVLVLSALGNPADRVAGLDAGAEDYLPKPFDIEELLARLRALRRRHLDTARSVPLPNGRLDLDSRMAADAAGGPVRLSERECALLAVLAARPSRVFSRDDLLRLVFDGAGSPVVVDTYVHYLRRKLGKRIVDTVRGRGYQLGRSA; from the coding sequence ATGGATCGGGCCGCTGACACACCACCGCGGCTGCTGCTGGTCGAGGACGACCCGGAACTGGCCGGCATGCTGACCTCGCTGCTGCGCGAGGAGGCCTACGCGGTCGATGCGGCAGCCGACGGTCAACGCGGGCTGCACCTGGGGCTCACCCGGGCCTATGACGTGATCGTGCTGGATCGCGGGCTGCCCGCACTCGAAGGACTCGACCTGCTCACCCGCCTGCGGATGCGGGGCGTGGCGACCCCCGTGCTGGTGCTGTCCGCACTCGGCAATCCGGCCGACCGGGTGGCCGGGCTGGACGCGGGGGCGGAAGACTACCTGCCGAAGCCCTTCGACATCGAAGAACTGCTTGCGCGGCTGCGCGCCCTGCGGCGTCGGCACCTCGACACCGCGCGATCCGTGCCCCTACCGAACGGCCGCCTCGATCTCGACAGTCGAATGGCTGCCGACGCGGCAGGCGGACCTGTGCGGTTATCGGAGCGGGAATGCGCGCTGCTCGCCGTGTTGGCCGCCCGACCGTCGCGGGTGTTCAGCCGTGACGACCTGCTGCGGCTGGTCTTCGACGGTGCCGGGAGCCCGGTCGTCGTGGACACCTACGTGCACTACCTGCGACGCAAGCTCGGCAAACGCATCGTGGACACGGTGCGCGGCCGGGGATACCAGCTGGGGCGGTCCGCATGA
- a CDS encoding suppressor of fused domain protein yields the protein MHARSTEALLGVREDTGDRMATEQERAAMGGAHRFIGLAESLERHAGAPTGAEPPNVHGTNRGYGLVFFHQEQYHLTTVISTGLRFQPLGAEPAQELACTVYKEQTEAARHLVDLTAELLVQHRTYLVPDQIVPNKKPLLPGTEFHGVLASGHPLFPPEFTRFTDPDGVEQLQVFTLLPVTLGELNFILDNGVTALRQQWARFEVDVFDLGRPSVV from the coding sequence GTGCACGCACGCAGCACCGAGGCGCTGCTCGGAGTCCGCGAAGACACTGGAGATCGGATGGCCACCGAACAGGAACGCGCGGCGATGGGCGGCGCGCACCGGTTCATCGGACTCGCGGAAAGCCTCGAACGCCACGCCGGCGCGCCGACCGGGGCCGAACCCCCGAACGTGCATGGCACCAATCGCGGTTACGGGCTGGTGTTCTTCCACCAGGAGCAGTACCACCTGACGACGGTGATCAGCACCGGGCTGCGCTTCCAGCCGCTGGGGGCCGAGCCCGCCCAGGAGCTCGCCTGCACGGTCTACAAGGAGCAGACCGAAGCCGCCCGGCACCTGGTCGACCTCACCGCCGAGTTGCTGGTGCAGCATCGCACCTACCTGGTGCCGGACCAGATCGTGCCGAACAAGAAGCCGCTGCTGCCGGGCACCGAGTTCCACGGGGTGCTGGCCTCCGGCCACCCGCTGTTCCCGCCCGAGTTCACCAGGTTCACCGATCCCGACGGGGTGGAGCAGCTCCAGGTGTTCACGCTGCTGCCGGTCACCCTAGGTGAGCTGAACTTCATCCTCGACAACGGCGTCACCGCATTGCGCCAGCAGTGGGCCCGATTCGAGGTGGACGTGTTCGACCTCGGTCGCCCGAGCGTGGTGTAG
- a CDS encoding SRPBCC family protein: MQMQHQFSVPVPVDVAWQALLDPERVAPCMPGATLTKAEGNEFAGSVKVKLGPVTLLYKGTGIFKDVDEAARRVVIDASGKDARGSGTAAATVTAALKPEGDATAVTVDTDLKVTGKPAQLGRGLISEVGGKILNQFAVNLAKRLTEEEPAAAPAEKAAAPVAEGPEAEAKPEPSAVATGRANWRVTPAGSQQTSFVSTAKEEPSRKADAVMTGGVAPSDEAIDLLGTAGAPLLKRLAPAAVAIVVLVIAFRIIRRRRRRARA, encoded by the coding sequence GTGCAGATGCAGCACCAGTTCAGCGTTCCGGTGCCGGTGGACGTGGCGTGGCAGGCGCTGCTCGACCCGGAGCGGGTCGCCCCGTGCATGCCCGGCGCCACGCTCACCAAGGCCGAGGGCAACGAGTTCGCCGGTTCGGTCAAGGTAAAGCTCGGCCCGGTCACCCTGCTCTACAAGGGCACCGGCATTTTCAAGGACGTCGACGAGGCCGCCCGCCGGGTGGTCATCGACGCCAGCGGCAAGGACGCGCGCGGTAGCGGCACGGCCGCCGCGACGGTCACCGCGGCGCTCAAGCCGGAAGGCGACGCCACGGCGGTCACCGTGGACACCGACCTGAAGGTCACCGGCAAGCCGGCGCAGCTCGGTCGCGGGCTGATCTCCGAGGTCGGCGGCAAGATCCTGAACCAGTTCGCCGTCAACCTCGCGAAGCGGCTCACCGAGGAGGAACCGGCCGCGGCACCGGCCGAGAAGGCCGCTGCCCCGGTCGCGGAAGGCCCGGAGGCCGAGGCGAAGCCCGAGCCATCGGCGGTCGCCACGGGGCGGGCGAACTGGCGGGTCACGCCGGCAGGTAGCCAGCAGACGTCGTTCGTGAGCACGGCAAAAGAAGAACCATCGCGAAAGGCGGACGCGGTGATGACCGGCGGCGTGGCGCCGTCAGACGAGGCAATCGACCTCCTCGGCACGGCGGGAGCCCCGCTTCTCAAGCGTCTGGCCCCGGCCGCGGTCGCGATCGTGGTCCTGGTTATCGCCTTCCGCATCATCCGGCGCCGACGCCGCCGCGCACGCGCCTGA